From the genome of Streptomyces sp. NBC_00659, one region includes:
- a CDS encoding TetR family transcriptional regulator: protein MTSVEEPARPGGRIRDAARTKAEILDVATQEFSRAGFAGARVDEIAARTSTTKRMIYYYFGGKEQLFTAVLERAYSVIRQAEQELDVEHLDPVAAIRRLAELTFDHHEAHPDFIRLVSIENIHEAEHIADSEALGRIGSPALDVIRRILATGRKSGLFTADVDAVDLHAMISAFCFFRVSNRHTFGALFGRDLTAPDQREHYRSMLGDMVIAYLTADRAAD, encoded by the coding sequence ATGACCAGCGTCGAAGAACCGGCACGACCTGGCGGGCGCATCCGCGACGCCGCCCGCACCAAGGCCGAGATTCTCGACGTGGCGACCCAGGAGTTCTCCCGCGCCGGTTTCGCGGGCGCCCGGGTCGACGAGATCGCCGCCCGCACCAGCACCACGAAGCGGATGATCTACTACTACTTCGGCGGCAAGGAGCAGCTCTTCACGGCGGTCCTGGAGCGCGCCTACTCGGTGATCCGGCAGGCCGAACAGGAGCTGGACGTCGAGCACCTGGACCCGGTCGCGGCCATCCGCCGGCTCGCCGAGCTGACCTTCGACCACCATGAGGCGCACCCCGACTTCATCCGCCTGGTGAGCATCGAGAACATCCACGAGGCCGAACACATCGCGGACTCCGAGGCGCTGGGCAGGATCGGCTCGCCCGCGCTCGACGTGATCCGCCGGATCCTGGCGACCGGGAGGAAGTCGGGCCTGTTCACCGCCGACGTCGACGCCGTGGACCTGCACGCGATGATCAGCGCCTTCTGCTTCTTCCGCGTCTCCAACCGGCACACGTTCGGTGCCCTGTTCGGCCGCGACCTGACCGCCCCCGACCAGCGGGAGCACTACCGCTCGATGCTCGGCGACATGGTCATCGCCTACCTGACCGCGGACCGCGCGGCGGACTGA
- a CDS encoding shikimate dehydrogenase: protein MSQTSYLVGLIGSGIGPSLSPALHQREADRQGLRCLYRLIDIDTLGVPPEAVGDLVRAARDVGFDGLNITHPCKQLVIPHLDDLAPQAAALGAVNTVVFEDGRATGHNTDVTGFAASFARGLPDVPLERVVQLGAGGAGAAVAHAVLTLGAGHVTVVDAVPDRAASLAAALNGHFGEGRAAAAAPDTLAPLLAGADGVVHATPIGMAAHPGLPFPAALLRPGLWVAEVVYRPLETELLRTARAVGCATLDGGGMAAFQAAAAFRLFTGREPDTARMLADITELAGAAGARN from the coding sequence GTGTCCCAGACCTCGTACCTCGTCGGCCTCATCGGCTCCGGAATCGGTCCCTCCCTCAGCCCCGCCCTGCACCAGCGGGAGGCCGACCGGCAGGGGCTGCGCTGTCTGTACCGGCTGATCGACATCGACACCCTCGGCGTTCCGCCGGAGGCCGTCGGTGATCTCGTACGGGCCGCACGCGACGTCGGCTTCGACGGGCTGAACATCACCCACCCCTGCAAACAGCTCGTCATCCCGCATCTCGACGATCTCGCTCCGCAGGCCGCCGCACTCGGCGCGGTCAACACCGTCGTCTTCGAGGACGGCCGCGCGACGGGACACAACACGGACGTCACCGGTTTCGCGGCCTCCTTCGCGCGCGGACTGCCCGACGTCCCCCTGGAACGGGTCGTCCAGCTCGGCGCGGGCGGCGCGGGGGCGGCCGTCGCCCACGCCGTGCTCACCCTGGGCGCGGGACACGTCACCGTCGTCGACGCCGTGCCCGACCGCGCCGCCTCCCTCGCCGCCGCGCTGAACGGCCACTTCGGCGAGGGCCGGGCCGCCGCGGCGGCACCGGACACACTCGCGCCCCTGCTCGCCGGCGCCGACGGCGTCGTGCACGCCACCCCCATCGGCATGGCCGCACACCCGGGCCTCCCCTTCCCCGCCGCGCTGCTGCGTCCCGGACTGTGGGTGGCCGAAGTGGTCTACCGGCCACTGGAGACCGAACTGCTGCGCACCGCCCGCGCGGTCGGGTGCGCCACGCTCGACGGCGGCGGAATGGCCGCCTTCCAGGCCGCGGCCGCCTTCCGGCTGTTCACGGGGCGCGAGCCCGACACGGCACGGATGCTCGCGGACATCACCGAGCTGGCCGGCGCCGCGGGCGCCCGGAACTGA
- a CDS encoding bifunctional sugar phosphate isomerase/epimerase/4-hydroxyphenylpyruvate dioxygenase family protein, with product MRTSIATVSLSGSLTEKLTAAARAGFDGVEIFENDLLASPLTPEEIRARTADLGLRIDLYQPMRDIEAVAEEEFTRSLRRARHKFELMRRLGADTVLVCSSVSPHAVDDDALAAEQLRRLAVLAEDFGVKVAYEALAWGRHVSTYDHAWSIVEAAGHPALGTCLDSFHILARGSDPKGIEDIPGDKIFFLQLADAPLMAMDVLQWSRHYRCFPGQGGFDLAGLLVHVLRAGYHGPLSLEVFNDVFRQAEAGPTAVDARRSLLVLQETVRPLLREAAGLAAPPAPVVPTGVAFAELVTPDVVPVATLLGALGFARTSRHRSKPVDLWEQGEARILVNTGPAARHGGTALAAIGLESPDPAAAARRAESLLAPVLPRRRALEDAPLDAVAAPDGTELFFCASPRPSAPPEGRVSPARGELPVWTDDFEPGERVPHDESEGEPGASRVTRIDHLALTQPWHQFDEAALFHRAVLGLGAQESVDVADPYGLHRSRAVTNDDGSVRIALGVGPAPTDDGDRPQHIALATHDVIQAARRFRAAGGLLLAVPANYYDDLAARYGLGDEELAVYRELGILYDRDGEGEFRHCYTRTVGRVFFELVQRDGGYRGYGAQNAPVRLAAQRAEGRPGR from the coding sequence ATGCGTACGTCCATCGCCACCGTGTCCCTCAGCGGCTCCCTGACCGAGAAGCTCACCGCCGCCGCCCGGGCGGGCTTCGACGGAGTGGAGATCTTCGAGAACGACCTGCTCGCCAGCCCTCTCACCCCCGAGGAGATCCGGGCGCGCACCGCCGACCTCGGCCTGCGCATCGACCTCTACCAGCCGATGCGCGACATCGAGGCCGTCGCGGAGGAGGAGTTCACCCGCTCTCTGCGCCGGGCACGCCACAAGTTCGAGCTCATGCGCCGTCTCGGTGCCGACACCGTGCTCGTGTGCTCCAGCGTCTCTCCGCACGCCGTGGACGACGACGCGCTCGCGGCGGAGCAACTGCGCCGGCTGGCCGTCCTCGCCGAGGACTTCGGCGTCAAGGTCGCGTACGAGGCGCTCGCCTGGGGCCGGCACGTGAGCACGTACGACCATGCCTGGAGCATCGTCGAGGCGGCCGGACACCCCGCTCTCGGCACCTGCCTGGACAGCTTCCACATCCTCGCCCGCGGATCGGACCCCAAGGGGATCGAGGACATCCCCGGGGACAAGATCTTCTTCCTGCAACTGGCCGACGCCCCGCTGATGGCGATGGACGTGCTCCAGTGGAGCCGTCACTACCGCTGCTTTCCCGGCCAGGGCGGCTTCGACCTCGCGGGACTGCTCGTCCACGTCCTGCGCGCCGGATACCACGGGCCCCTGTCCCTCGAGGTCTTCAACGACGTCTTCCGGCAGGCCGAGGCCGGCCCGACCGCCGTCGACGCCCGCCGTTCCCTGCTCGTCCTGCAGGAGACGGTCCGGCCTCTGCTGCGCGAGGCGGCCGGGCTCGCGGCACCGCCCGCTCCCGTCGTGCCGACCGGCGTCGCCTTCGCCGAACTCGTCACACCCGATGTCGTCCCCGTCGCCACGCTCCTCGGAGCCCTCGGTTTCGCCCGTACGTCCCGGCACCGCAGCAAGCCCGTCGACCTCTGGGAACAGGGCGAGGCCCGCATCCTCGTCAACACCGGGCCGGCCGCCCGGCACGGCGGCACCGCTCTCGCCGCGATCGGCCTGGAGTCGCCCGACCCCGCCGCCGCGGCCCGGCGCGCCGAATCCCTCCTCGCTCCCGTCCTGCCGCGCCGCCGCGCCCTGGAGGACGCGCCCCTCGACGCGGTCGCCGCGCCCGACGGCACCGAACTCTTCTTCTGCGCCTCTCCCCGGCCCTCGGCGCCACCGGAAGGCAGAGTTTCCCCCGCCCGCGGCGAACTCCCGGTCTGGACGGACGACTTCGAGCCTGGGGAACGGGTGCCCCACGACGAATCCGAGGGGGAGCCGGGCGCCTCACGCGTGACCCGGATCGACCATCTGGCACTCACCCAGCCCTGGCACCAGTTCGACGAGGCCGCCCTGTTCCACCGCGCCGTCCTCGGACTGGGTGCCCAGGAGAGCGTCGACGTCGCCGACCCCTACGGGCTGCACCGCAGCCGCGCGGTCACCAACGACGACGGAAGCGTCCGGATCGCCCTCGGCGTCGGCCCCGCGCCCACGGACGACGGCGATCGTCCCCAGCACATCGCCCTCGCCACCCATGACGTGATCCAGGCCGCCCGGCGTTTTCGCGCGGCCGGCGGCCTGTTGCTGGCGGTACCCGCCAACTACTACGACGACCTGGCCGCCCGGTACGGGCTCGGCGACGAGGAGCTGGCGGTGTACCGCGAGCTCGGCATTCTCTACGACCGCGACGGGGAAGGGGAGTTCCGGCACTGCTACACGCGGACCGTCGGCCGTGTCTTCTTCGAACTCGTCCAGCGGGACGGCGGATACCGGGGGTACGGAGCGCAGAACGCCCCGGTGCGCCTCGCCGCGCAGCGCGCGGAGGGGCGGCCGGGGCGCTGA
- a CDS encoding tellurite resistance TerB family protein, which translates to MALWDRIKESASTMQTQLVAKKNDLKSGAFRDASMAMCALVAAADGTIDPSERRRVAQLIATNEVLQNFDATDLQRRFDDNLNKLTADFAFGKVSVLQEIAKAKKKPAEARAVIQIGIVIGGADGDFDKTEQAVVREACFTLDLPPHEFDL; encoded by the coding sequence ATGGCCCTGTGGGACCGCATCAAGGAGTCCGCGTCGACGATGCAGACCCAGCTCGTGGCGAAGAAGAACGACCTCAAGAGCGGCGCCTTCCGCGACGCGAGCATGGCGATGTGCGCACTGGTCGCGGCGGCGGACGGCACGATCGACCCGTCCGAGCGCCGGCGCGTGGCCCAGCTCATCGCCACGAACGAGGTCCTTCAGAACTTCGACGCCACGGACCTGCAGCGCCGTTTCGACGACAACCTGAACAAGCTGACGGCCGACTTCGCCTTCGGCAAGGTCAGCGTCCTCCAGGAGATCGCCAAGGCGAAGAAGAAGCCCGCCGAGGCGCGCGCGGTCATCCAGATCGGCATCGTCATCGGCGGCGCCGACGGCGACTTCGACAAGACCGAGCAGGCCGTCGTGCGCGAGGCGTGCTTCACGCTGGACCTGCCGCCGCACGAGTTCGACCTGTAG
- a CDS encoding histidine phosphatase family protein, which yields MGDLILVRHGETEWTLTGQHTSWTDLPLTPHGEEQAKSLAPFFAGRSFAQVLTSPLGRAVRTAELAGLSGARTDPDLHEWDYGGYEGITTIAIHRARPGWVLWNDGVPPGPDGHPGESPREVGVRADRVLSRVDAALCNHPGDVVLVAHAHFLRVLTARRLGLPPESGRLFQLSTGTVSRLSTEHGDPVIAAWNQPGTPVTVH from the coding sequence ATGGGCGATCTCATCCTGGTCCGCCACGGAGAGACCGAGTGGACGCTGACGGGACAGCACACCAGCTGGACCGACCTTCCGCTCACTCCGCACGGCGAGGAGCAGGCCAAGTCCCTCGCACCGTTCTTCGCCGGGCGGTCCTTCGCCCAGGTCCTCACCAGTCCCCTCGGCCGCGCGGTCCGGACAGCCGAGCTCGCGGGGCTGTCCGGCGCGCGGACCGACCCCGATCTGCACGAGTGGGACTACGGCGGCTACGAGGGGATCACCACCATCGCCATCCACCGGGCCCGGCCCGGCTGGGTGCTGTGGAACGACGGGGTGCCGCCCGGCCCGGACGGCCACCCCGGCGAATCGCCTCGCGAGGTGGGCGTGCGAGCCGACCGGGTGCTCTCCCGGGTGGACGCCGCGCTCTGCAACCACCCCGGTGACGTGGTGCTGGTGGCGCACGCGCACTTCCTGCGGGTGCTCACGGCCCGACGCCTGGGGCTGCCGCCCGAGTCGGGACGGCTGTTCCAGCTCTCGACCGGGACCGTCAGCCGGCTCTCCACCGAGCACGGCGACCCCGTGATCGCCGCCTGGAATCAACCGGGAACTCCCGTCACGGTCCACTAG
- the gnd gene encoding phosphogluconate dehydrogenase (NAD(+)-dependent, decarboxylating), producing MQLGLIGLGKMGGNMRERIRRAGHTVIGYDRNPDLADVHSLAELVGKLEGPRVVWVMVPAGAPTQSVIDELGGLLEAGDTVVDGGNSRWTDDEKHAEELAAKGIGFVDAGVSGGVWGLENGYALMVGGDAENIEKVRPVFDALKPEGDFGFVHAGKVGAGHFSKMVHNGIEYAMMQAYAEGWELLEKVDSVTDVREVFRSWQEGTVIRSWLLDLAVNALDGDEHLDKLRGHAEDSGEGRWTVEAAIDNAVPLPAITASLFARFASRQDDSPQMKMIAALRNQFGGHAVESAK from the coding sequence ATGCAGCTCGGACTCATCGGTCTCGGCAAGATGGGTGGCAACATGCGCGAGCGGATACGCCGCGCGGGACACACCGTCATCGGCTACGACCGCAATCCGGACCTCGCCGACGTGCACAGCCTCGCCGAACTCGTCGGCAAGCTCGAAGGGCCCCGCGTGGTCTGGGTGATGGTGCCGGCGGGCGCTCCCACCCAGTCCGTCATCGATGAACTCGGCGGCCTGCTGGAAGCCGGCGACACGGTCGTGGACGGCGGCAACTCTCGCTGGACCGACGACGAGAAGCACGCCGAGGAGCTGGCGGCCAAGGGCATCGGCTTCGTCGACGCGGGCGTCTCGGGCGGTGTGTGGGGCCTGGAGAACGGCTACGCGCTGATGGTCGGCGGCGACGCCGAGAACATCGAGAAGGTGCGGCCGGTCTTCGACGCGCTCAAGCCGGAGGGCGACTTCGGCTTCGTGCACGCCGGCAAGGTGGGCGCGGGCCACTTCTCCAAGATGGTCCACAACGGCATCGAGTACGCCATGATGCAGGCGTACGCCGAGGGCTGGGAGCTCCTGGAGAAGGTCGACTCGGTCACCGACGTACGGGAGGTGTTCCGCTCCTGGCAGGAGGGCACGGTCATCCGTTCCTGGCTGCTCGACCTCGCGGTCAACGCCCTGGACGGGGACGAGCACCTGGACAAGCTGCGCGGCCACGCGGAGGACTCGGGCGAGGGCCGCTGGACCGTCGAGGCGGCCATCGACAACGCCGTTCCGCTGCCCGCCATCACGGCGTCCCTCTTCGCCCGCTTCGCGTCCCGCCAGGACGACTCGCCGCAGATGAAGATGATCGCGGCGCTGCGCAACCAGTTCGGCGGCCACGCCGTCGAGTCGGCGAAGTAG
- the pgi gene encoding glucose-6-phosphate isomerase: MSDYPKPTLRPEWVALEDHRATALLHPRLRDLFAADPARAERYVVQVGDLRIDYSKHLITDETLALLQELAAATDVFGLRDAMFRGEKINVTEDRAVLHTALRAPRDAVVEVDGENVVPAVHAVLDKMADFAGRVRSGEWTGHTGRRIKNVVNIGIGGSDLGPAMAYEVLRSFTDRSLSVRFVSNVDGADLHEAVRDLDPAETLFVIASKTFTTIETITNATSARDWLLSGLKAGQEAVAKHFVALSTNAEKVSDFGIDTANMFEFWDWVGGRYSYDSAIGLSLMIAIGPDRFREMLDGFHLVDEHFRTAPAEANAPLLLGLLGIWYGNFHDAQSHAVLPYSHYLSKFTAYLQQLDMESNGKSVDRDGNPVEWQTGPVVWGTPGTNGQHAYYQLIHQGTKLIPADFIGFVNPVGELSDELAAQHDLLMANFFAQTQALAFGKTPDEVRAEGVPEELVPHKTFEGNHPTTTILAAELTPSVLGQLIALYEHKVFVQGAIWNIDSFDQWGVELGKVLAKRVEPALTEGADVPGLDPSTAALVAAYRTLRKK; this comes from the coding sequence GTGTCTGACTACCCCAAGCCCACCCTGCGTCCTGAGTGGGTGGCCCTGGAGGACCACCGCGCGACCGCGCTGCTCCACCCGCGGCTGCGTGACCTGTTCGCCGCCGACCCCGCGCGCGCCGAGCGCTATGTCGTCCAGGTCGGCGACCTGCGCATCGACTACTCCAAGCACCTGATCACCGACGAGACCCTGGCCCTGCTCCAGGAACTCGCCGCCGCCACGGACGTGTTCGGGCTGCGGGACGCGATGTTCCGGGGCGAGAAGATCAACGTGACCGAGGACCGGGCGGTGCTGCACACCGCGCTGCGGGCGCCGCGGGACGCGGTGGTCGAGGTCGACGGGGAGAACGTCGTGCCGGCCGTGCACGCGGTCCTGGACAAGATGGCGGACTTCGCCGGGCGGGTCCGCTCGGGCGAGTGGACCGGGCACACCGGCAGGCGCATCAAGAACGTCGTCAACATCGGCATCGGCGGCTCCGACCTCGGTCCGGCGATGGCCTACGAGGTGCTGCGCTCCTTCACCGACCGTTCGCTGAGCGTGCGGTTCGTGTCGAACGTGGACGGCGCGGACCTGCACGAGGCCGTGCGGGACCTGGACCCGGCCGAGACGCTGTTCGTCATCGCCTCGAAGACGTTCACCACGATCGAGACGATCACCAACGCCACCTCGGCGCGTGACTGGCTCCTGAGCGGTCTGAAGGCCGGTCAGGAGGCGGTGGCGAAGCACTTCGTGGCGCTGTCGACGAACGCGGAGAAGGTGTCGGACTTCGGCATCGACACGGCGAACATGTTCGAGTTCTGGGACTGGGTCGGCGGGCGTTACTCGTACGACTCGGCGATCGGCCTGTCGCTGATGATCGCGATCGGTCCGGACCGCTTCCGCGAGATGCTCGACGGGTTCCACCTGGTCGACGAGCACTTCCGCACAGCTCCGGCGGAGGCCAACGCCCCGCTGCTGCTGGGCCTGCTGGGCATCTGGTACGGCAACTTCCACGACGCGCAGTCGCACGCCGTACTGCCGTACTCGCACTACCTGTCGAAGTTCACGGCCTACCTCCAGCAGCTCGACATGGAGTCCAACGGCAAGTCCGTGGACCGTGACGGCAACCCGGTGGAGTGGCAGACCGGACCGGTGGTGTGGGGCACGCCCGGCACCAACGGCCAGCACGCCTACTACCAGTTGATCCACCAGGGCACGAAGCTGATCCCCGCCGACTTCATCGGCTTCGTCAACCCGGTCGGTGAACTGAGCGACGAACTCGCGGCCCAGCACGACCTGTTGATGGCGAACTTCTTCGCGCAGACGCAGGCGCTGGCCTTCGGCAAGACGCCGGACGAGGTCCGCGCCGAGGGTGTGCCCGAGGAGCTGGTGCCGCACAAGACGTTCGAGGGCAACCACCCCACCACCACGATCCTCGCCGCCGAACTCACCCCCTCGGTCCTGGGCCAGTTGATCGCCCTCTACGAGCACAAGGTGTTCGTCCAGGGCGCGATCTGGAACATCGACTCCTTCGACCAGTGGGGCGTCGAACTCGGCAAGGTGCTCGCCAAGCGCGTCGAGCCCGCCCTCACCGAAGGCGCCGACGTCCCCGGTCTCGACCCCTCCACGGCCGCCCTGGTGGCCGCTTACCGCACCCTGCGAAAGAAGTGA
- the opcA gene encoding glucose-6-phosphate dehydrogenase assembly protein OpcA translates to MKIDLTDTTASKINKALVRGRRAIGTPAVGMVLTMVIVTDEENAYDSIKAAEEASREHPSRTLVVIKRVARTPRDRTNSRLDAEVRVGSDAGTGETVVLRTYGDVSDHADSVVLPLLLPDAPVVVWWPVDAPEIPVKDPLGALAQRRITDMYAVETPLQALDARAASYAPGDTDLAWTRLTPWRSMLAAALDQARTKVISATVESEAQNPSAELLARWLEARLQVRTERVETAGPVVTAVRLGTANGEIVIDRPEGPLATLSLPGQPSRTLALKVRTTSQLIAEELRRLDADEMYAIALRGEAPKESPRV, encoded by the coding sequence ATGAAGATCGACCTGACCGACACCACGGCAAGCAAGATCAACAAGGCGCTCGTACGGGGGCGCCGGGCCATCGGCACCCCCGCCGTGGGCATGGTCCTGACGATGGTCATCGTCACCGACGAGGAGAACGCGTACGACTCCATCAAGGCGGCCGAGGAGGCCTCCCGGGAGCACCCCTCGCGCACCCTGGTCGTCATCAAGCGCGTCGCCCGCACCCCGCGCGACCGCACCAACTCCCGTCTGGACGCCGAGGTGCGCGTCGGCTCCGACGCGGGTACCGGCGAGACGGTCGTCCTGCGGACGTACGGCGACGTCTCCGACCACGCCGACTCGGTGGTCCTGCCGCTGCTGCTGCCGGACGCCCCGGTCGTCGTCTGGTGGCCGGTGGACGCGCCCGAGATCCCGGTCAAGGACCCGCTGGGCGCCCTCGCCCAGCGCAGGATCACCGACATGTACGCCGTCGAGACACCGCTCCAGGCGCTGGACGCCCGCGCCGCCTCGTACGCGCCGGGCGACACCGACCTGGCGTGGACCCGGCTCACGCCGTGGCGCTCCATGCTGGCGGCGGCCCTCGACCAGGCCCGCACGAAGGTGATCTCGGCGACCGTCGAGAGCGAGGCGCAGAACCCGAGCGCCGAACTGCTCGCCCGCTGGCTGGAGGCCCGCCTCCAGGTCAGGACCGAGCGTGTCGAGACCGCGGGCCCCGTGGTGACCGCCGTCCGGCTGGGCACCGCGAACGGCGAGATCGTCATCGACCGCCCCGAGGGCCCGCTCGCGACCCTGTCCCTGCCCGGTCAGCCCTCCCGCACCCTGGCGCTCAAGGTGCGTACGACCTCCCAGTTGATCGCCGAGGAACTGCGCCGCCTCGACGCGGACGAGATGTACGCCATCGCCCTGCGCGGCGAGGCCCCCAAGGAGAGCCCTCGTGTCTGA
- the zwf gene encoding glucose-6-phosphate dehydrogenase: MTKGEALSDSEPQDAATASQGSGDAAVEQDGLTPAVEQGGLTPEALADAPAVPAAEALAEALGVPAADWDNPLRDPRDRRLPRIAGPSGLVIFGVTGDLSRKKLMPAVYDLANRGLLPPGFSLLGFARREWEDQDFAQVVHDSVREHARTEFREEVWQQLAEGMRFIPGDFDDDTAFKQLRAAVDELDASRGTSGNYAFYLSVPPKFFPKVVQQLKKHGLASAPEGSWRRAVIEKPFGRDLVSARELNRIVHEVFDPDQVFRIDHYLGKETVQNILALRFANQMYEPVWNRSYVDHVQITMAEDIGIGGRAGYYDGIGSARDVIQNHLLQLMALTAMEEPAAFDAESLLAEKLKVLRAVKLPQDLGEHTVRGQYAASWQGGERVRGYLQEDGIDPRSTTDTYAAVKLQVDNRRWAGVPFYLRTGKRLGRRVTEIAVVFQRAPHSPFDSTATEELGANAIVVRVQPDEGMTVRFGSKVPGTSMEIRDVTMDFAYGESFTESSPEAYERLILDVLLGDANLFPRHQEVEESWKILDPIEGYWESHGTPAQYPSGSWGPEEADEMLARDGRSWRRP; this comes from the coding sequence ATGACCAAGGGTGAGGCACTTTCCGACAGCGAGCCGCAGGATGCGGCCACCGCGTCGCAGGGATCCGGTGACGCGGCCGTGGAACAGGACGGCCTGACGCCCGCCGTGGAACAGGGCGGCCTGACGCCCGAGGCCCTCGCCGACGCGCCGGCCGTCCCGGCGGCCGAGGCTCTCGCCGAGGCGCTCGGCGTCCCGGCGGCCGACTGGGACAACCCGCTGCGCGATCCGCGCGACCGCCGGCTCCCCCGGATCGCGGGCCCCTCCGGTCTGGTCATCTTCGGCGTCACCGGCGACCTGTCCCGCAAGAAGCTGATGCCGGCCGTGTACGACCTCGCCAACCGGGGTCTGCTGCCGCCGGGCTTCTCGCTCCTCGGGTTCGCCCGCCGTGAGTGGGAGGACCAGGACTTCGCGCAGGTGGTGCACGACTCGGTGCGCGAGCACGCGCGGACCGAGTTCCGCGAGGAGGTCTGGCAGCAGCTCGCCGAGGGCATGCGGTTCATCCCCGGCGACTTCGACGACGACACGGCGTTCAAGCAGCTGCGCGCGGCCGTCGACGAGCTGGACGCCTCCCGGGGCACCAGCGGCAACTACGCGTTCTACCTCTCCGTACCGCCGAAGTTCTTCCCGAAGGTGGTCCAGCAGCTCAAGAAGCACGGGCTGGCGAGCGCTCCCGAGGGGTCCTGGCGGCGCGCGGTCATCGAGAAGCCGTTCGGCCGCGACCTGGTGAGCGCCCGCGAGCTGAACCGGATCGTGCACGAGGTGTTCGACCCGGACCAGGTGTTCCGGATCGACCACTACCTCGGCAAGGAGACCGTCCAGAACATCCTGGCGCTCCGCTTCGCCAACCAGATGTACGAGCCCGTCTGGAACCGGTCGTACGTCGACCACGTCCAGATCACGATGGCCGAGGACATCGGCATCGGCGGCCGGGCCGGCTACTACGACGGCATCGGCTCCGCCCGGGACGTGATCCAGAATCACCTGCTCCAGCTCATGGCGCTGACCGCCATGGAGGAACCCGCCGCCTTCGACGCCGAGTCGCTGCTCGCCGAGAAGCTCAAGGTCCTCAGGGCCGTGAAGCTGCCTCAGGACCTGGGCGAGCACACCGTGCGCGGCCAGTACGCGGCGAGCTGGCAGGGCGGCGAAAGGGTGCGCGGCTACCTCCAGGAGGACGGCATCGACCCCCGGTCGACGACCGACACCTACGCTGCCGTCAAGCTCCAGGTGGACAACCGCCGTTGGGCGGGCGTCCCGTTCTACCTCAGGACCGGCAAGCGTCTCGGCCGGCGCGTCACGGAGATCGCGGTGGTCTTCCAGCGCGCCCCGCACTCACCGTTCGACTCCACGGCCACCGAGGAACTCGGCGCCAACGCGATCGTCGTCCGCGTCCAGCCCGACGAGGGCATGACCGTGCGCTTCGGATCGAAGGTGCCGGGTACGTCCATGGAGATCCGCGACGTCACCATGGACTTCGCGTACGGCGAGTCGTTCACCGAGTCCAGCCCGGAGGCGTACGAACGGCTGATCCTGGATGTTCTGCTCGGCGACGCCAATCTCTTCCCCCGTCACCAGGAGGTGGAAGAGTCCTGGAAGATCCTCGACCCGATCGAGGGGTACTGGGAGAGCCACGGCACGCCCGCGCAGTACCCCTCGGGCAGCTGGGGTCCGGAGGAAGCCGACGAGATGCTCGCACGAGACGGACGGAGCTGGCGCAGGCCATGA